One Camelina sativa cultivar DH55 chromosome 3, Cs, whole genome shotgun sequence genomic window carries:
- the LOC104776995 gene encoding MACPF domain-containing protein CAD1 isoform X2, which translates to MTFTPIVSLLEGVPGLRHLTRAIELYLEYKPPIEDLQYFLDFQIARAWAPEQSNLQRKEPVCPSLHFSLMGPKLFISADQVTVGRKPVTGLRLSLEGSKQNRLSIHLQHLVSLPKILQPHWDSHVPIGAPKWQGPEEQDSRWFEPIKWKNFSHVSTSPIEHTETHIGDLSGVHIVTGAQLGVWEFGSKNVLHLKLLFSKVPGCTIRRSVWDHTPVASSGRLEPGGPSTSSSTEEKREDVSGQSGKLAKIVDSSEMLKGPQDLPGHWLVTGAKLGVEKGKIVLRVKYSLLNY; encoded by the exons ATGACTTTTACTCCTATTGTTTCTCTGCTCGAGGGTGTGCCTGGTCTACGGCATTTGACTCGTGCTATCGAACTTTACTTGGAAT ATAAGCCTCCTATTGAAGATTTACAGTACTTCTTGGATTTCCAAATAGCTCGAGCTTGGGCTCCTGAACAGAGTAACCTCCAACGTAAAGAACCTGTGTGTCCTTCTCTTCATTTCAGCTTAATGGGTCCCAAACTATTCATCAGCGCTGATCAG GTAACGGTAGGGCGTAAACCGGTGACAGGTCTCAGGCTGAGCCTAGAAGGAAGCAAACAAAACCGTCTTTCTATTCATTTACAACACTTAGTCTCTCTCCCCAAGATACTGCAGCCACATTGGGACTCTCACGTGCCAATAGGTGCACCGAAATGGCAAGGACCAGAGGAGCAAGATAGCCGCTGGTTCGAGCCAATTAAATGGAAGAACTTCTCTCACGTAAGCACCTCGCCTATAGAACACACTGAGACACACATCGGCGATCTCTCGGGAGTTCACATTGTCACCGGAGCACAGCTTGGGGTTTGGGAATTCGGATCAAAAAACGTTTTGCATTTGAAATTACTCTTCTCTAAAGTCCCCGGTTGTACAATAAGACGATCCGTCTGGGACCATACTCCGGTTGCTTCCTCAGGGAGACTTGAACCAGGAGGTCCATCTACATCGAGTTCGACtgaggaaaagagagaggacGTGTCAGGACAGTCAGGGAAACTGGCCAAGATCGTGGATTCATCAGAGATGTTGAAAGGACCACAGGATTTGCCTGGACATTGGCTAGTCACTGGAGCAAAGCTAGGCGTTGAAAAGGGTAAGATTGTATTGCGTGTGAAGTATTCGTTGCTAAATTATTGA
- the LOC104776995 gene encoding MACPF domain-containing protein CAD1 isoform X1: protein MMEHRFHEAESQSITGPLKYKDKDITVIFRRRGGDDLEQSHARWSETVPAAPDIINMTFTPIVSLLEGVPGLRHLTRAIELYLEYKPPIEDLQYFLDFQIARAWAPEQSNLQRKEPVCPSLHFSLMGPKLFISADQVTVGRKPVTGLRLSLEGSKQNRLSIHLQHLVSLPKILQPHWDSHVPIGAPKWQGPEEQDSRWFEPIKWKNFSHVSTSPIEHTETHIGDLSGVHIVTGAQLGVWEFGSKNVLHLKLLFSKVPGCTIRRSVWDHTPVASSGRLEPGGPSTSSSTEEKREDVSGQSGKLAKIVDSSEMLKGPQDLPGHWLVTGAKLGVEKGKIVLRVKYSLLNY from the exons ATGATGGAGCACAGGTTTCATGAAGCAGAGAGTCAGTCTATTACCGGCCCCTTAAAATACAAAGACAAG GATATCACAGTAATATTTAGGCGAAGAGGAGGCGACGATCTTGAGCAAAGCCATGCTCGATGGTCTGAGACAGTACCAGCAGCTCCAGACATTATCAACATGACTTTTACTCCTATTGTTTCTCTGCTCGAGGGTGTGCCTGGTCTACGGCATTTGACTCGTGCTATCGAACTTTACTTGGAAT ATAAGCCTCCTATTGAAGATTTACAGTACTTCTTGGATTTCCAAATAGCTCGAGCTTGGGCTCCTGAACAGAGTAACCTCCAACGTAAAGAACCTGTGTGTCCTTCTCTTCATTTCAGCTTAATGGGTCCCAAACTATTCATCAGCGCTGATCAG GTAACGGTAGGGCGTAAACCGGTGACAGGTCTCAGGCTGAGCCTAGAAGGAAGCAAACAAAACCGTCTTTCTATTCATTTACAACACTTAGTCTCTCTCCCCAAGATACTGCAGCCACATTGGGACTCTCACGTGCCAATAGGTGCACCGAAATGGCAAGGACCAGAGGAGCAAGATAGCCGCTGGTTCGAGCCAATTAAATGGAAGAACTTCTCTCACGTAAGCACCTCGCCTATAGAACACACTGAGACACACATCGGCGATCTCTCGGGAGTTCACATTGTCACCGGAGCACAGCTTGGGGTTTGGGAATTCGGATCAAAAAACGTTTTGCATTTGAAATTACTCTTCTCTAAAGTCCCCGGTTGTACAATAAGACGATCCGTCTGGGACCATACTCCGGTTGCTTCCTCAGGGAGACTTGAACCAGGAGGTCCATCTACATCGAGTTCGACtgaggaaaagagagaggacGTGTCAGGACAGTCAGGGAAACTGGCCAAGATCGTGGATTCATCAGAGATGTTGAAAGGACCACAGGATTTGCCTGGACATTGGCTAGTCACTGGAGCAAAGCTAGGCGTTGAAAAGGGTAAGATTGTATTGCGTGTGAAGTATTCGTTGCTAAATTATTGA
- the LOC104776993 gene encoding oil body-associated protein 2C, with the protein MASSGGDDQVPPGGPVTFSTRVIDAGSTIMQRRLPVKQMNCHVSTFAIYGSDMFRQIETHHYVHRVNDEFLQCAVYASDRSDAPLIGIEYVISDRLYESLPQDEQKLWHSHAYEVKSGSWAYPRLPEVVAAPELKNMAKTYGKFWCTWQIDRGDKLPMGAPELMMSPQGAGQGVLRPELVKRRDEKYNISTDELKDKRAEIAEPEWINPMADYWKQHGKCFVLDIMTVEMNRNAQFP; encoded by the exons ATGGCTTCGAGCGGTGGCGACGATCAGGTTCCTCCTGGAGGTCCGGTGACGTTTTCAACACGTGTGATTGATGCTGGATCGACGATCATGCAGCGGCGATTGCCAGTGAAGCAGATGAACTGTCATGTCTCTACGTTCGCAATATATGGTAGCGACATGTTCCGGCAAATAGAGACTCACCACTACGTCCACCGAGTCAACGACGAGTTCCTTCAGTGTGCCGTATATGCCTCTGATCGTTCGGATGCACCTCTCATcg GAATTGAATATGTTATATCGGACCGATTATACGAAAGTCTTCCTCAAGATGAGCAAAAGCTTTGGCACTCTCATGCTTACGAGGTTAAGTCAGGCTCGTGGGCTTATCCACGATTGCCAGAGGTTGTGGCTGCTCCGGAGCTCAAGAACATGGCCAAAACGTACGGAAAGTTTTGGTGCACCTGGCAGATAGACCGAG GTGACAAGTTACCAATGGGTGCACCCGAACTGATGATGTCACCTCAGGGGGCGGGGCAAGGGGTATTAAGGCCGGAGTTGGtgaagagaagagatgagaagTACAACATTTCGACAGATGAATTGAAGGACAAGAGGGCCGAGATTGCTGAACCGGAGTGGATCAATCCGATGGCTGATTACTGGAAGCAACATGGTAAGTGTTTTGTACTCGATATCATGACTGTCGAAATGAACCGTAATGCGCAATTTCCGTGA
- the LOC104776994 gene encoding GDSL esterase/lipase At1g29670: MESYLRKCCVVFVLLSFGFSVVKAQAQAQVPCFFVFGDSLVDNGNNNGLVSFARANYFPYGIDFGGPTGRFSNGKTTVDEIAELLGFNGYIPAYNSVSGRQILSGVNYASAAAGIREETGRQLGQRISFSGQVRNYQSTVSQVVQLLGDETRAADYLKRCIYSVGLGSNDYLNNYFMPTFYSSSRQFTPEQYADDLISRYSTQLNALYNYGARKFALSGVGAVGCSPNALAGSRDGRTCVERINSANQIFNNKLKSLVDQLNNNHPDAKFIYINAYGIFQDMITNPARFGFRVTNAGCCGIGRNAGQITCLPGQRPCNNRNAYVCWDSFHPTEAANVIIARRSYNAQSPSDAYPMDISRLAQL; this comes from the exons ATGGAGAGTTACCTAAGAAAATGTTGTgtagtgtttgttttgttgagcTTCGGTTTTAGTGTAGTAAAAGCACAAGCACAAGCTCAAGTTCCATGTTTCTTCGTTTTTGGTGACTCTTTGGTTGACAATGGAAACAACAACGGTCTTGTTTCTTTTGCAAGAGCCAACTACTTCCCTTACGGTATCGATTTCGGCGGCCCCACCGGCCGTTTCTCCAACGGCAAGACCACCGTTGACGAGATCG CTGAGTTACTTGGATTTAATGGCTACATTCCTGCGTATAATTCTGTAAGTGGTCGGCAAATACTCTCCGGTGTTAACTACGCGTCAGCAGCTGCTGGAATCCGAGAAGAAACCGGTCGACAATTG gGACAAAGAATAAGCTTTAGTGGGCAAGTTAGGAACTACCAGAGCACGGTATCACAAGTTGTGCAGCTACTAGGAGACGAGACACGTGCAGCTGATTACCTCAAGAGATGTATTTACTCTGTTGGTTTAGGAAGCAACGATTATCTCAACAACTACTTCATGCCTACGTTTTACTCTTCTAGCAGACAGTTCACACCCGAACAATATGCCGACGATCTCATCAGTCGTTACAGCACTCAGCTTAAT GCACTATACAACTATGGGGCTCGAAAGTTTGCATTGAGCGGAGTTGGAGCAGTCGGTTGTAGTCCAAATGCGCTCGCGGGCAGCCGTGATGGTAGGACTTGCGTTGAACGCATCAACTCAGCAAACCAAATCTTTAACAACAAGCTCAAATCGCTCGTTGATCAGCTTAACAACAACCATCCTGATGCAAAGTTCATCTACATCAATGCTTATGGCATTTTTCAGGACATGATCACAAACCCTGCTAGATTTG GGTTTAGGGTAACGAACGCTGGATGTTGCGGTATCGGGAGGAATGCTGGTCAGATCACATGTTTACCGGGACAAAGACCGTGTAACAACCGAAACGCGTATGTGTGCTGGGACTCATTTCACCCGACTGAAGCTGCAAATGTGATTATCGCAAGGAGATCATACAACGCACAATCGCCTTCAGACGCTTACCCTATGGATATTTCAAGGTTGGCACAGCtttga